One Trichormus variabilis 0441 genomic window, GAGTCGCAAAGTGAAGTGATTTCAGTTCTAGCTGAAATCGGCGTGATTATTCTGCTGTTTGAAATCGGACTGGAATCCGATCTGCGGCAACTGAAGGAAGTGGGAATTCAAGCCACGGTTGTCGCCTGTGTCGGAGTCGCGGCACCTTTTGCGGCAGGTACGGCAGGGTTAATGATACTCTTTCATGTCGCAGCCATTCCAGCGATTTTTGCGGGGGCTGCGTTAACGGCAACGAGTATTGGCATTACCTCTAAAGTGTTGTCAGAGTTAGGTCAACTCAAATCCAAAGAAGGACAAATCATTGTTGGCGCGGCGGTGATTGATGATGTTCTCGGCATTATTGTCTTGGCTGTAGTCGCCAGTTTAGCCAAAACCGGTGAAATTGATGTTGCCAATGTCATTTATTTGATTGTCAGTGCTACGGCATTCTTGATTGGATCAATTTTATTGGGGGGTGTCTTTAACAAAGGTTTTGTGGCGATCGTAGAGCAGCTCAAAACCCGTGGAAATATCGTCATTCCGGCATTTATCTTCGCTTTCTTTATGGCATTTTTAGGGAACGCCATTCACCTCGAAGCGATTTTGGGTGCCTTTGCTGCGGGTTTGGTACTCGATGAAACCGATCCCCGGAACGAGTTGGATGAATTAATCAAACCGATCGCCGATTTACTGGTACCTGTCTTTTTTGTGACGGTGGGAGCGCGTGCCGACCTCGGTGTTTTAAACCCGGCGTTACCAGAGAATCGGGCGGGACTATTGATTGCAACGTTTTTGATCGCAGTGGCGATTATCGGCAAGCTGATCACAGGTTGGGCAGTGTTTGGACAACCCGGCATCAATCGAGTGGCGATCGGGATTGGGATGATTCCACGAGGTGAGGTGGGTCTAGTGTTTGCCGGCATCGGATCAGCTAGCGGCATTTTGGATAAGCCTCTGGAGGTGTCAATTATTATCATGGTAATTTTGACAACTTTTCTGGCCCCACCTTTTTTACGGGTTGCCTTTGGTTCATCCACGAATCCCATCCCAGAATCTACCACGCCTGTAGAAACAGTAAGTGAGTAACGGCTTTAGGGAGTTCCAAGCAATAAAATCCCCAATGTATAAGAATGATAATTATTATAGGGGAAGGGAAGTCAGGGCTGCCGATGGCAGCCCTGACTTCCCTTTTTATTGAATATATGAATTCACAACATATGATGAATAGGAAGGCAAATTTGCTTACTTAGTAGTCAATCTCAGATAAGAATAACAGGGTCAGAAATAATGAATGAACTTAAAACACTCTTTCCTGTTGAGTTATGAGGGATGAGTAAGTAGAACGTAGCCTAAGCAAATAACAAAAGAAGCAAGTTATTAACTGTTAAATGGGTTCTTTATTAGAAAAAACTTTCACAACTCCCCTATTAGAAGTAAGGGGAGTTTTTGGATTTTACAAGCAGACGCTTTTTAGTTCCAGGGTGAAGGGATAGCTGTTGTTGATAGTACCTTATCAGCCATCAACCTGATTGCGGTTCTACCACAACTGGGACAAGTGAGTTCTAAAACTTGTGGGGAAACTCCTTCTACCTCACTTAATAACCCTTGTTTACAGTGCCAACATTCAAAAATAACTCTGCTGACTGGTTGGTTACAGTCTAGTATTTTAACGTGTTGAAAGTTTCTAGTTTCGTTGTCTTGAGTTCTTGGCTTGTAAGATTTTTTAATTTCTTTAATTTCCATATTGTCTGTAAGTGCTGGTAATTTACATTACAAAATGATGCTCAAGGCATGGGTTGACAATCCGTAGAAGAAAAGGAAGTGTTCAAACCTTGGCTTTTTCTCTTTTCAGGCTTTTTCACATAAAACTGGGTGTCCTTCGATTTTATTTGGAAGACTTCCTTAACTCAATAGAAATGCGGAAATTCATAATAAGGCTGGGTAGATTATTTTATAAAAATCACCATCTCTGAGATCAACAGGGTATATTTATGACGGACTTAAAAGAAGTATTAACCTTTATTGAAAAAATTGAAAGTGAAAATCTGGGCAAATCGGCTTATGAAATCGCTAATCTTTTACGTGGTTATACAAAGTCAGAATACACGAGTAAGTTATGGACTTTAGCCACAGGGTATGAGCAAAAATACATTGCAGGAGCATTTCAAGGCAGACTCAACAAACATTTATTATTGAGTGGCGAAATGACTGACTTTGCTCATTTCATCGCCTCACTTTCCGACCAAATCAACCAACCAGGAATTAAAAAGTCTGACTTAACCAGTTGGACTGCTGACCATACCTCATGGGCTGGGGATATTGGCTCTGCTATTATATTTTATCGCTCTCAAGCTGATAAAGGGAATGCCATGACCCTTGAGAGAGTACTGATGGGTCTGGCTAGTGACTCCGATTTTACCGCTAATGTTGCCGCTTACTTAGTTGGCTTTGTGATTAATTTAAATCAACAAACTACCATTTCACAAGCTATTGCTGATTACGATGAAATCCAATATGCAGAGCATATTAAAATATTTATCAAGAAACGTTTTGGGGGCATTATTGAGGGTAATAAATTACAAAATCCAGATTTAATTGAATCGGAAATTCAGCAATCTGTGTCTACTTTTATGAAGTTATATTCCCCTGCATCTAATTTATATAAATCTTTAAAAACCTTACTAAAATTTCCACCTCAATTAAGATGGCAGAACAAGACTGTGCTTAATAGTAGTGATTTGCAGATTGGTTCTCAACATTTCTTGTCTCATGTGATGAAATATGCAGCCTTAGAGAGACAATAGTTATTTTTCAGAATCCTTGGCTTTTCTCATCCTCCTACTCTCAGGGACTTCCAGCTAAAAAAATATCCCATCGCTTTGATGAGCAGAGAGAAGTCTGAGCGCAGGTTTCCTCGGATCAGAATTTCGGGGGGAGCAGAGGGAGAAATCATCTTCTCATCGTCTTTGCTATCAACATTGGATAATGTATTTTCTGGAAATCCCCGATAACTGTGTTTTTTGACGCTTTGTCATCAAGCCGAGGTAGGAGCATGAGGCTTCTAGAATTAAATTGAGCGATCGCGCTTACCTCCTTGAGCATGAGCATTCAAAAACCAAACAGAATTTCTCTATGCTGCAATTTAAAGGAGTAGCATAGTTTAAGAGTTGATAAAACTTGAATTATTTCCGGGATATTACAGTTGCCACTGATTACTTTATCAAAAATCTACGCTTTTGCGACCCCCTTCTTCCCCAAATCCTAGTCCGAATTTAAAGATTACTCACAGACTTTTTAAGAATCTCTATAAAGTCTATTTTTCTCTGCCAGTATTCATCAACCTGAAGCGTACAATAAATATATATAAGTACATAGTGTAGATATGATGGGCAAATACCACCCGTATTTGCTCGGAATCTCTGGTTTACTGACAAAACTTCTAGCTTCATTGTCTAGAAAGTTCAATGAAAATTGCCACTGGCTATCTGAATGCTGTTAGTTTAGTGAAATTTCGGGGAACTATGTAACTATAAACTTTTAATATTTGTCAGTAAAATACCCGAACAGTCAATGCAACTGCTTTATAAAGCTTGTGAAAAGACAGTTTCTGAGTATATAAACCTATGAATATGAAAGAAAGAGCTACCGATGCGGATTCAATCCAAGCCGATAAGGTAGAAATCGCTGTCCAACTGGATTCGGAGTTATTGGAGCAAATTCAGCACCTAACTAACGACCCCAGCAAAGTGATTGAAGTAGCCATTCGTCAATGGTTACGGGGTGAAGCTCTCAGAGATGATGAACTGACACGCAGTCCCAATCGCGTGCCAGTCCCGCCTCGTGGAGAATGGAACGATTAACTTTCATAAATAGGCTGTAAAGATAAAGCCTAAAAATGTAAAGTTTGTCAATCTAAATACCAGAACAGTTACAATACGCAATACTCAGTATGTAAAATTGGTCAAATTTTACGCCAAGCTTTGCCCAGCCTTAGTAAGACTGTTTTGAGTTGCCATTAGTCCATCCAACTCGATTCAACGTAATGACTATTACTGCCAATTCCCAATTACCAAATAGATTTCCCCAAAATCTAGAATCGATGAACCACAAGGCTGATGGATTATTAGCAACCCTCGGCGCTGAGTTGGTATATGTGCAGGATGGGGTGGGGCGTTACCTGTCTTTTTATTGGCAGAAAAGTGAACTTTTGGGTTTCAACCAAGAGCAAATAGTATGCGATGGTAATGGACAGGAAATTTTTGTCCCACTGGACAAAGTTTCTTACATGAAGAGACTGCACTATGTCATGGCTAACTTAGCTCCAGAAAAGTTCTCTTGCTGGTTTAGCTGTCATCAAAATCTATTTGAGTTGGAACTGGCTATCACGCCGATTATTCCACCTTTGGGAACTGCTGCCACGACGGTCTTGGTAATGGGAAGGTTATTACAAGTTAAAGTAAATAACCAAGAGGTCAATGTAGCAATTACCACCCCTACACAAACAGACCTAGCTTCGCGATCGCAGCAACACCAAAGATTGGTAAATAAAATTACCAGAAATATTCGCCGGACACTAGATTTAGACGTTATTTGGCAACAAACAGTTGACAGTCTAGGTAAAGCACTCAGGCTAGAGCGCTGTATTATTTGTCCTTACCAGCCCTCTAGCTCTAAAGTGCGAGTAATTGCCGAATATCATCAACCAGATCGTCCTTCCATGCTGGGTTTAGAAATAGATGTGACTTCTGAACCAGCTTTTGCTCAGGCGTTGACAACCTTGGAACCAATCATTATGGAAGTTCCTGGTTATAAACTTTGCCCACAACAGAAAATTTTAGTAGTAGCCACTTGTTACCAAGACCAAGCTAATGGCTTAATAGCGATCAATTTACGGCATGAATGTTATCCCTTAACCAATGCCGAATTAGAACTAGCTAAAGAAGTAGCAGATCAGTTGGGAACAGCGATCGCTCATGCTACCTTATATAAAGA contains:
- a CDS encoding cation:proton antiporter, producing MAPIPFLATVVAEDSPIILSGVLLTLVVIYLASKFGAEVARRLDFPPVLGELVAGVIVGVSALHLVIFPEGGLSASDSVIMTALQGLNQLAPDALTRIFESQSEVISVLAEIGVIILLFEIGLESDLRQLKEVGIQATVVACVGVAAPFAAGTAGLMILFHVAAIPAIFAGAALTATSIGITSKVLSELGQLKSKEGQIIVGAAVIDDVLGIIVLAVVASLAKTGEIDVANVIYLIVSATAFLIGSILLGGVFNKGFVAIVEQLKTRGNIVIPAFIFAFFMAFLGNAIHLEAILGAFAAGLVLDETDPRNELDELIKPIADLLVPVFFVTVGARADLGVLNPALPENRAGLLIATFLIAVAIIGKLITGWAVFGQPGINRVAIGIGMIPRGEVGLVFAGIGSASGILDKPLEVSIIIMVILTTFLAPPFLRVAFGSSTNPIPESTTPVETVSE
- a CDS encoding ATP-binding protein produces the protein MTITANSQLPNRFPQNLESMNHKADGLLATLGAELVYVQDGVGRYLSFYWQKSELLGFNQEQIVCDGNGQEIFVPLDKVSYMKRLHYVMANLAPEKFSCWFSCHQNLFELELAITPIIPPLGTAATTVLVMGRLLQVKVNNQEVNVAITTPTQTDLASRSQQHQRLVNKITRNIRRTLDLDVIWQQTVDSLGKALRLERCIICPYQPSSSKVRVIAEYHQPDRPSMLGLEIDVTSEPAFAQALTTLEPIIMEVPGYKLCPQQKILVVATCYQDQANGLIAINLRHECYPLTNAELELAKEVADQLGTAIAHATLYKELEAARQKAEEASRLKSEFLANVSHEIRTPLNGMIGFLKLILEGMADDVEEKNQFLSEAHQLSLHLLNIINDILDIAKIEAGKMELVCAPIKLEELFSDVDNFMRPQAEVKNLSFRMQLPPTSDEIVVQGNYQRLLQVMLNIVGNAIKFTHEGGITVSADVVLKKGKLQEQHFPGMVRVRIADTGIGVSLDQQDKLFQLFSQVDGSRTRQYGGTGLGLAISQKLVETMGGEVHFYSLGEGLGSTVTFTVPLYQQPVMLSSNDADAECIG